One Archangium violaceum genomic window, TCGAGCACTTTGACGCGACCGCCCTGCCGGTCCACGTTTCGAGGGGAGAGCAGCCGCTGCGCGACGGGGACCGTGATGCGGAGGGCCTCGAGCAGCTTCGGCTGCCGGTCCACCACCCAGTCCACCAGCGCCTCGGCCCGCTTTGGATCATCCAACCCCAGATGAGCGCGCATCCAGACGAGGTGCTCAGCCGGTAGTGGCTCCAGCAGCTTCATCAAGTCCCGGGGCGGCAGCGTCGCGGTGTAGCGCTCGAGGATGCCCACCGGGCTTCCCTGGCAGCGCGTCTGGGTCTCCACGATGAAGCGCATCCGGGGGAGCGTGAGGTTCAGCTCCCGGGCGTCACCCAACTCCCCACAGGTGGCGGAGACGGTCCAGGCGCGGAAGGTCGCGTCGCTCGCGGTTTCCCGGCCCCACAGCTCGTGCAGCAGCGCCACCCGCGGGGCGAGCTCCGGGTGCACCCGCCGCGCCCGTTCGAGCAGCGCGAGTACCAGGGGCTCGCGCTTGAGCTGTCCCACCTGCCGCAGCCCTTCCCACTTCCCCTCCAGTGCCTGGTCGAGCGGCGAGAGGTCCACGTACGACAATCCCGTCACGCGGTGGAGGTATTCCAGGCGGGTGTCCGACGGATGCTGGAGGACGGCGTCCGCCACCTGGGACGTGTGGGTTCGGAGGAGCTCCGCCTGCCCGGGTAGCTGTGCGTCGCGGGCCAGGGCCAGTAGCTCCAGGCAGTGCTCCCCGGGACACACCGCGCCGAAGCGGCGGAGGATTCGGGGGAGGGCCACGCGCAGGCCCTCGGTATGGCAACGGGGCGCGAGCACCGTGGTCAGGAGTTGCCCGCCGCGCTCCAAGGTGTCGGCGGCGTGGGCCCTCCGCTCGGGCGAGGCCAGCAACCCGCAGAGGCTCATGGCCGGAGTAGGGGGCTCGATTGGAACCAGCTCGCGCGCGGTGGGGTGCTCGGCGTACTCCTTCCGCGCCACCCCCACGCCCGCACGAGCCAGCGCCGCCAGGTCTTCGAATCCCTGCGTGCACGGGTGGCTGGGATCATAGGGCCCACCCGTGCAGTCGTGCTCGGAGACGGCGTCGTGATAGCGCCAGAGCGGGTCGGCCTCGCGGCGCCAGGCCTCGCAGTCGGGCTCCGGAATGGGTGTCCCCGTGTGCGCTCGGGAGATGCGGCCCTGGCCGTCCAACACCAGACGCAGGCCTTTCACCCCGAGGCCCACACCGACGGCCTCGGCCCGGAGCGCCTCGGGGGCATTGATCGACTCGAGATCCTGGCCTACCGCGAGGATCGTGAAGACGAACCGGCAGCCCCCGAGCGAGTTGTCTCCAGAGGTGGGCGGGCGCGTCGCATCCGGGCAGGGGAGGGGCAGGAATCCGAGCTTCTCGGTCGACAGCTCGTACCGATCCTTCTCCTGCAGGTGTGAGCGCTCCAGGGTGAACAGCGCCTTCAGCCCGCATACCGCCTCGTGCGTGACGTCCGTCGGCTGTGCTCCGGACGCGGCCGTCGCCGCGAGCAGCACCCACCCCGCAATCGTTGCCATCGCTCCTCCGGTGCTCCTGCTCGCGAGAGCGTGAAGCACCGGGGACCGTCCCGGCAAGTCAGATGCGGTGCACGGAGATCATGTTGGTGCGGCCCGGCTCGTTGAGCGGCACGCCCGCCACGATGACCACGGGCGAGCCTTTCGTGCAGACGCCCTGCTCATGGCACAGCCGCCGCACCTGCCGCAGCATCGCGTCCGTCGACTGGCAGCGGCCCACCTGCATCGCCTTCACGCCCCAGTAGAGCGCCATGCGGTTCACCGTGTCCGGGTTCGGCGTCAGGGCGATGATCTGCGCCCTCGGGCGGAACTCGGAGATGAGCCGCGCCGTCAGGCCGCGCTCCGTGTACGCCACGATGGTGTTGATGCCCATCTGCTCGGCCGCCGCCACCGCCGCCGCCGCCACGCCGGTGGAGATGTCGTCCTTGGCGTCCGGGAAGGGCGAGTGCTTCAGCTCCCTCACCACCCCCGACTCCGTCTCCTCGACGATCCGCGCCATGGTGGCCGCCGCCTGCACCGGGTGCTTGCCCGCCGCCGTCTCGCCCGAGAGCATCACCGCGTCCGCCCCGTCCAGGATGGCGTTGGCCACGTCCGACACCTCGGCGCGCGTGGGCCTCGCGTTGTTCACCATGCTCTCCAGCATCTCCGTGGCCACGATGACCAGGCCCCCCATCCGGTTCACCGTGCGCACCATGTGCTTCTGGATGGCCGGCAGCTTCTCCAGGGGCATCTCCACGCCCAGGTCCCCGCGCGCCACCATGATGCCGTCGGCCTCGCGGGCGATCGCCTCCAGGTCCTCCACCGCCTGCGGCTTCTCGATCTTCGCGATGAGCGGGGTGCCTCGCTGGGCCACCAGCTTGCGCGCCTGCCGGATGTCCTCCGCCTTGCGCACGAAGGAGAGCGCCACGTAGTCCACGCCCACCTCCTGTCCGAACGCGAGGTCCTCCATGTCCTTCTCGGTGATGGTGGGCACCGACACATGAGCCCCTGGCAGGTTGAGCCCCTTGTGATCCTTCAACAGGCCCCCCAACTCCACGCGACAGGTGACGTCCCGGCCCTCCACCTTCTCCACGAGCAGCCTCACCCGCCCGTCGTCCAGCAGGATGGGGTGGCCCGGCTCCACGTCCTTGGGCAGCGAGCGGATGGGCGTGGGGATGATGTTCCCGTGGCCCATCAGCTCCCGCGTGGTCACCACCACCGTCTGGCCCGTCTTCACCTCCAGGCACCCACCCTGGAACCGGCCCAGACGGATCTTCGGCCCTTGGATGTCCTGGAGGATGGCCACGGGCACTCCCAGCTTCTTCGCGGCGCGGCGGAGCAGCTTCACCCGCTGGCGGTGCTGGTCGTGCGTCCCGTGAGAGAAGTTGAGCCGGGCCACGTTCATACCGGCGCGGATGAGTCCCTCGATGACCTCGGCGGAGTCCGAGGACGGCCCCAGCGTGCAGATGATCTTCGCCTTGCGCATGGGCGCGCATCCTAGGCGTCTGGCGGCACCTTGACAGCTTTACGTACTCGGGAATACTTGGCGCCGTGCGCGGGCGAGTGCGACGGCGTCGGCGCGGCGGTCTTCTCATCCACGGGTTTTTTCTCCCTACGTTGCGAGAAAGCCCGGCTTCCCTGGGAGGGGGGGCCGGGCTTTCGCCTTTTTTCGTCCGCGAGTCGCGCGGTCGTCAGAGGCTGATCTCGTCCATCCTGTCGGGCACCAGCTTCGGGGCGAGGCCCGGAGGCGGCATGCCGTGGTGCGGATCCATCGGCTCCATCATGTCCGGCGGGCCGCTGCCACCCACGCCGGGGCCGCCCTCCTTCAGCGAGTCGATCTCGTCGCGGCTGATGCCGGCCTCGTCCAGCACCTTGCGCGTCACCATGATGCGCGCCTGTCCATCCAGCGCCATGGCGATGGAGTCCGAGGGCCGGGCATCCAGGGTCACCTTGCGCTTGCCCTGCTCGAGGAAGATGCGGCCCGTGTAGATGTCGTCGCGTAGATCATCGATGCGCACCTCGGTGACCCTGGCGCCCAGCTCCGTCACCATCGAGCCGAGCAGATCCTGCGAGAGCGGCTGGGGCGGGCGCAGGTGCGCGAGCCGGAAAGCGATGGCCACTGCGGCCGACTCGTCCACGAAGATGGGGAGCACCATGGCCCCATCGGACGTGGTGAGCACCACGGCGTGCGTCTGCGCCTCGGCGAGTGGGATGACGTCCCGAACCTCGAGCTCCACCAGCTCCTTGCAGGCAGCGGGGTTTCCACCCTGCTTGGGCACGCAGGCCTTGCTGTCATCGACAGCTGCGGCGACCCGGGGGGCGGGTGGGGCGCCGAAACCCGGGAGTAGGAGCGCTCCCAGGGCGAGCAGCGCGGCGGACAGCGGAGCAAGGACGAAGCCGGCAGGGATGTGCGTTTTCACCCTGCAAACGTGTGCATGTACCCCGGGGGCGGGAGGGCACTCGAATGTGCTCGCCTGCTCCCCAGCCGCCCACTGCCTACGTCCTGCACGAGACGAAAGACAAGAGTAGACAGGCGCGCCTCAGCGCTCGTCCTCGTCCTCGTCGTAGTCCTCTTCGTCCTCGACGTCCTCGTCCTCGTCGAAGTCGAGCTCCTCGTCGTCGGACTCCTCGTCCTCGTCGGACTCCTCATCCTCGTCGAGCTCGTCCTCGAGCTCCTCCGTCTCCAGGGACATGGAGACGGCGAAACGCTTGCCCAGTGCGGCCACCTGGGTCCTCATCTCGGTGAGCGCCGAGACGAAGTCCTCTTGGATGTTGGTGGGGGCCTTCTGACCGCAATGAGGGCAGACGAGTTTCTCCGTCCCCTCGATGATGTCCTGAGCGTCCAGCTCGAAGGTGCCCTCGCACTTCTGGCAGGTGAGATCGATCGTCATGTGAGTCGCGCGGAATACATAGGGCTCCGGTTGCCTGTCAACGTCCGTGGCGAGCGTGCTCCCCGTTTCAGTAGCCTCGAAATCCCTATGGACACTCCCCGGACGATGGTGCACGCGCTCCAGGATCAGGCCAGCCGGCGGCAGCACCGCCCCGCGCTCTGGACGCGGAAGGGCCGTACCTATGTGCCCACCTCGTGGCACGACTATGCCGTCCGGGTGAAGCGCTTCGCCCTCGGGCTGCACGCCCTGGGCTTCCAGCGGGGAGGCGCCTTGCCCATCCTCTCCTTCAACCGCGAGGAGTGGCTCGTGGCGGACCTGGCCGCCATGGCCCTGGGAGGCGTGCCGGTGGGCATCTACATCACCAGCAGCCCGGAGCAGCTCCAGTACATCGTGGACCACTGCGAGGCGCGGCACCTCGTGGTGGAGAACGAGAAGCACCTGGCCACCGCGCTCGCCGTACGCGAGCGGGTCCCCCGGTTGCGGCACATCCTCCTCCTGGATGCCCCCTCGGCCCCCTTGCCCGAGGGGGTGCTGCACTACGCGGACGTGCTGGCGCGCGGCACCCACGTCGACGAGGGGCCCTACTGGGGCGCGGTCAACGCGCTCCAGCCCGACGGGCTCGCCTCTCTCATCTACACCTCCGGCACCACCGGCAACCCCAAGGGCGTCATGCTCAGCCATCACAACCTGGTGTGGACGGCTGAACGGTTGATGCGCATCACGGGGATGTCGGAGGAGGACGAGGTGGTGCTCTCGTACCTGCCACTGGCGCACATCGCCGAGCAGATGGTCAGCCTCCACGGGCCGTTGATGGTCGGCGCCGAGGTCTACTTCGCCCAGTCCCTGGAGTCGCTGCCCCAGGATCTGCGCGACGCCCGGCCCACGCTCTTCTTCGCCGTGCCGCGCGTCTGGGAGAAGTTCAAGGCCCGCCTCGAGGAGGCCCTCCGCGAGCAGCCGGCGGCCCGCCAGAAGGTGGTGGGCTGGGCGCGCCGGGTGGCCAGCGAGCGCCACGCCCGCGCGCTGCGTCAGGAGCGTGTGCCCGTGCACCTGGAGGGGCAGTACCAGCTCGCCCGGCGCACCGTCTTCCCCGCGCTGCTGGCGAAGCTGGGTTTCGAGCGCACCCACTTCTTCTCCAGTGGCGCGGCCCCCATCGGCCGGGACGTGCTCGAGTTCTTCACCTCGCTCGACATCGTCATCCGCGAGGTCTACGGCCAGTCCGAGGTGAGCGGGCCCACCACCTTCAACGTCCACGGGGCCACGCGCCTGGGCTCGCTCGGCCGTCCCATCCTGGGCGTGGAGGTCCGCATCGCCGAGGATGGGGAGATCCTCGTGCGCGGAGGGGGCGTCTGCCAGGGCTACTTCAAGGACGCCGCCGCCACCGCGGAGCTGCTCGAGGGGGGCTGGCTGCACTCGGGTGATGTGGGCGAGCTCGACCCCGAGGGCTACCTCCACATCACCGGTCGCAAGAAGGAACTCATCGTCACCTCCGGTGGGAAGAAGACCGCCCCCGCCCACATCGAGATGCTCCTCAAGGCCGTGCCACCCGTGGGTCACGCGGTCGTCATCGGCGAGCGCCGCAGGTTCCTCGTGGCCCTCCTCACCCTGGAGCCCGAGCGCGCCCGTGCTCTCGCGCGTCAGTACGGTTGGCCCGAGGACCTTCCCACGCTCGCCGCGGATCCCCGCCTGCGCCAGCACCTGCACGAGGCCATCGAGCGCGAAGTGAATCCGCGCCTGGCCCGTTTCGAGACGATCAAGCGCTTCGCCATCCTCCCCGAGGACTTCACCATCGCCAGTGGAGAGCTCACCCCCAGCATGAAGATGCGCCGCCAGGTCATCGAGGCGCGCCACGAGGCGCTCATCGCGTCCCTGTATGCCGAGGCGGAGGACTCCGAGGCCCGGGCGTCCTGAAACGTCGAAAGGGCCAGGGCGTGGATCCGTAGACCCTCACCCCGGCCCTCTCCCAGAGGGGGAGGGTGCTCGGAACCCGAACACCCTCTTGCCCTGCTGAGTCCTACTTGCGGTCGTTCATCGGCACGAAGTCGCGCCGCTTGGGACCCGTGTACACCTGGCGCGGACGGGCGATCTTCTGCTCCGGATCCTTCACCATCTCCTCCCACTGCGTCACCCAACCCACCGTGCGCGGAATGGCGAAGAGGACCGGGAACATCTCCACCGGGAAGCCCATCGCCTCGTAGATGAGGCCCGAGTAGAAGTCCACGTTCGGGTACAGCTTGCGCTTGACGAAGTACTCGTCCTGGAGGGCGATCTTCTCCAGCTCCACCGCGATCTCCAGCAGCGGGTTCTTGCCGGTGACCTCGAAGACCTCGTCCGCCACGCGCTTGATGACCTTCGCGCGCGGATCGTAGGACTTGTACACGCGGTGACCGAAGCCCATCAGCTTCTTCTCGCCCTCGCCGCCCTTCACCGCCTTGATGAAGTCCGGCACCTTCGATACGTGGCCGATCTCGCGCAGCATGCGCAGCACGGCCTCGTTCGCGCCACCGTGCAGCGGGCCGTAGAGCGCCGCCACGCCCGCGGCCACCGCCGAGTACGGATCCACCTCGGAAGAGCCCACCGTGCGCACCGACGTCGTCGAGCAGTTCTGCTCGTGGTCGGCGTGCAGGATGAAGAGCACGTCGAGCGCCTTCTCCAGCGTCGGGTGCGGCTTGTACGTGCTGGTGCCGATCTTCCGGATCATCGCCAGGAAGTTGCCCACATAGGACAGCTCGTTGTCCGGGTAGACGTACGGCAGGCCCATGCTGTGGCGGTACGAGAACGCCGCGATGGTCGGCATCTTCGCGATGAGCCGCGTCATCTGGATGCGGCGGCTGCGCTCGTCCTTGGTGTTGCGGGCGTCGGGGTAGAAGCCCGAGAGCGCCGCCACCGTCGAGGACAGCATGGACATGGGGTGCGCGTCATAGCGGAACCCGTCCATGAAGGTCTTGATGTTCTCGTGCACGTACGTGTGGTGCGTCACGAGGTAGGTGAACTCGTCGAGCTGCTTCTGCGTCGGGAGCTCCCCGTTGAGCAGCAGGTAGGCCACCTCGAGGAACGACGAGCGCTCCGCGAGCTGCTCGATGGGGTAACCCCGGTACTCGAGGATGCCCTTGTCGCCATCAATGAAGGTGATGGCGCTCTTGCAGTTGGCCGTGTTGAGGAACGCGGGGTCGTAACCCATCAGACCGAAGTCTTCCTCCGAGACCTTGATCTGCCTGAGAGCGTTGGTCCGAATACAACCGTTCTCGATCGGGACCTCGTACGTCTTCCCGGTACGGTTGTCCGTAATGGTCAGCGTGTCCTTGGGCATGGGCGGGACTTTTCACAGGCGGCAGAGTGCTTTCAACAAAAAAGAACCACACCCGGGGAGGCCGCGTTTCCCCCTGGGCAACACCCGTTTCACGACGTGAGTCGGACCCCAGTGCGTTCCAATTGTCGCCAGAAGCCAGGGAAGCTCTTCTCTACGCATTCAGGTCCGGTGAGGGTCAGGGGAACACCTGACACAACAGAGAGAGTAGCCGCGACCATCGCTTGACGGTGATCTCCTTTACTGTCCATGGAGAAGCGCGGCGGATGGGAGGTAGGAGGGTGGATTGTCAACGTCTCGCCATCCAGGACGGTCTTCCCGCCGAATGCGTCCACCAGTGTGCGGATGCCCTCCAGCCGGTCGCTCTCCTTGAGACGCAGGATGCCCACGTCGGTGAGGGTGGAGGGGCGGGGAAGCACGCACGCGAGCGCGGCCAGGGTGGGTAGCAGGTCCGGGCACTCCTTGCCCGAGGCCACCAGCCCGTCCCGGGCCGTCCCCGTCATGCGCAGGGTGTCCCGGGGGCCGGGGACCGCCTCGAGGCCCGCTCGCTCCACCAACTGCACCAGGGCCTGGTCCGGGTGGGCACTGGAGAGGTCCGCCCGCTCCACGCTTCCCCCGGTGCGCCAGGAGATGAGCAACAGGTAACCCAGGGAAGACCAGTCACCCGGCATCGCCGGGGGGCGCTCGGGGGCACGGTAGTCCGTCACCTCGAAGCGGCCGTCGTGTTCCAGGACGGTGAAGCCGAAGCGGCGCAGCCAGGAGACGGTGAGCTCCAGGTAGCCCGCGCTCGTCAACTCGCCGATGATCTCCACGCTCCAGGGGCGGCGCTCGCGCAGGTACAGGGCCGCGCAGCCCAGCAGCAGGCTGGAGGCGTACTGGCTGCTTTGCGCCCCGGGGACCCGGAAGACGGGCTTGCCGGTGGCCGTCGGCGCGCGGATCTCCACGGGCCAGGGGTGGCCCTCGGTGAGCACCAGTCCGGAGGGACCGAGCGCCTCGCGCAGGGAGTCGAAGAGGGGGCCATGGGGCCGCTCGCCGAGCCGGGGCGTGCCCGTGAGGCGCATGTGCGCACCGGGCGTGACCGCGGACTGGGTGACGAGGATGCGGAAGGGGGCGCCGCCATCCGCGCAGTCCACGTCGCGCACGGGACCCGGAGGCTGGCGCAGGGCCTCGATGCCGCGGCGCAGCACGCGCACGTCCGCGGGCAGGTAGTGCTCGGGCTCCTCCTGGAGGACGGGCAGGGGCCACCCTCCCGTCAGGTGCGCCAGCACCAGCGCCCGCTGCGCGTCCGACTTGGAGATGGGGGGCGTGAGGACCTCGGGGACGAGGTGGCTCGGATCGACATGGATCTGACTCATGGGCGCACTCCCTGGGTCCAGGCCGGCCACAGCGCGCGCCACACATCCTCGGAGACGTCGCGCACCACGGCCTTACCCACGTCGGTGATCAATATCATGCGCAGCTCCCCGGCGCTGCCGGCCTTCTTGTCCGCGGAGAGCAGGGACGACACGTCCTTCAACTTCGCGCGCGAGAACAGGTCCGCCGTCCGCTCACGGCCGAGCACTCCGGGCCCTTGATGGAGCGCGTCCTCCACCTGCCAGGCCACCTCGTCGGGGGTGATGCCCATGGCGCGGCCCACGTCGAGCGCGCACAGCATCCCGAGTCCCACCGCGTCCCCGTGCGACAGCTGGAAGCGCGAGACGCTCTCCAGCACGTGGCCGAAGGTGTGTCCGAAGTTGAGGATCCGCCGCAGGCCCTGCAGCTCGTAGGGATCCTGCGCGCAGACGGCCTCCTTGAGGCGGCGCGCGTCCTTCACCATCCGCTCCAGCGCGGGCGCCCGGCGCGAGTAGGCGTGGAAGAGCTCCTCGTCGAGGCAGGCCACCATCTTCCAGGCCTCGAGCGCGCCTTCACGGCGCTGCGTGTCCGACAGGCTGGCGAAGAACTCGGGGCAGAGCCACGCCTCCTCGGCGTAGTGGAAGACGCCCACCGGGTTCTTCACCACGCGCCCGCGCACGGTGATGTCCACCGCGCCCTTGCCACCCAGGCTGCTGTCCACCGCCGCCAGCAGCGTGGTGGGCACCTGCACGAGCCGCACGCCCCGCTTGAGCAGGTGCGCCGCCACCGTGGACACGTCGCCGATGGTGCCTCCGCCGATGGCGATCAGCGTGCCCGAGCGCGGCATCGAGAGGCCCGCGACGAGCACCTGCTCCAGGGCCTTGAAGCTCTTCGCGCTCTCGCCACCGGTGAGCTGGATGATGGCGCGTGGCTTGCGCGCCTGGAGGGCCTTGAGCACGTGGGGATGCAGGCGCGCCACGGTGCGATCCACGACGGCGAGGCTGCCCTCGGGGAGGGTCGTGCACTGACGCTTGAAGGAGCCCCACCGATCGGTGGCGTGACGGTAGGTGCCAGGAGGAAATTGGATCATACGGAGTGGGGCCGGGCGTTCAGTTGCAGGATGAGGTCTGCCAGGACGAGCGAGACCATGGCCTCGAGCACGGGGACCGCGCGGGGCATGATGCAGGGATCATGTCGCCCGGACTTCGCGTGGTCCGCGAGCGTGGCGGGGGGCTTGAAGTAGACGCGCAGGGACACGGGCTCGCCATTGGCCAGGCCGCCCTGGATGCCACCGTAGGTGTCCTTCTGGGAGTGGAAGACGCTGCCGGGCTGCTCGATGCGCGAGAGCAGATCCGGCGGACCCCAGACGACTCCGGTCACGGCGCCCACGCTGCCGAGCGCGTGCGCGAACAGCGCCTTCATCTTTCCGAAGATGGGCTCGCCGAGGCCCACGGGCAGGCCGTCCACGCGGACATCGATGGAGCCGCCCAGGCTGTCACCGGCCTCCTTGGCGGCGAGGATACGTTTGGACATCTCCTCGCGGGCCACCGGATCCGGGCAGCGGGTCGGGTGGGCATCCACCATGGCGCGGGTGAGGCCCGCGTCGGGCACGGCGGACACGAGGTTGCCCACCTGGGACACCCAGGCGACGGTGCGCACCTGGGGGAATGCCTGGGAGAGGTAGGCCTCGGCGACGGCACCGCCGATGACGCGGCAGAGCGTCTCGCGGCCACTGGTGCGCCCGCCACCCCGGTGGTCCCGGTGCTTGAAGCGCTCGCGCCAGACGGCGTCGGCGTGACCGGGGCGATCCTCGCTCTTGAGCTTCTCGTAGTCCCCGGAGCGCTGGTTGGTGTTGCGGACGATGGCCGCGATGGGCGTGCCGAGCGTCTTGCCCTCGAAGACACCCGAGAGGATCTCCACCTGATCGGGCTCGGCGCGAGCGGTGGTGAGGGA contains:
- a CDS encoding citrate synthase, with the protein product MPKDTLTITDNRTGKTYEVPIENGCIRTNALRQIKVSEEDFGLMGYDPAFLNTANCKSAITFIDGDKGILEYRGYPIEQLAERSSFLEVAYLLLNGELPTQKQLDEFTYLVTHHTYVHENIKTFMDGFRYDAHPMSMLSSTVAALSGFYPDARNTKDERSRRIQMTRLIAKMPTIAAFSYRHSMGLPYVYPDNELSYVGNFLAMIRKIGTSTYKPHPTLEKALDVLFILHADHEQNCSTTSVRTVGSSEVDPYSAVAAGVAALYGPLHGGANEAVLRMLREIGHVSKVPDFIKAVKGGEGEKKLMGFGHRVYKSYDPRAKVIKRVADEVFEVTGKNPLLEIAVELEKIALQDEYFVKRKLYPNVDFYSGLIYEAMGFPVEMFPVLFAIPRTVGWVTQWEEMVKDPEQKIARPRQVYTGPKRRDFVPMNDRK
- a CDS encoding 3-dehydroquinate synthase, producing the protein MIQFPPGTYRHATDRWGSFKRQCTTLPEGSLAVVDRTVARLHPHVLKALQARKPRAIIQLTGGESAKSFKALEQVLVAGLSMPRSGTLIAIGGGTIGDVSTVAAHLLKRGVRLVQVPTTLLAAVDSSLGGKGAVDITVRGRVVKNPVGVFHYAEEAWLCPEFFASLSDTQRREGALEAWKMVACLDEELFHAYSRRAPALERMVKDARRLKEAVCAQDPYELQGLRRILNFGHTFGHVLESVSRFQLSHGDAVGLGMLCALDVGRAMGITPDEVAWQVEDALHQGPGVLGRERTADLFSRAKLKDVSSLLSADKKAGSAGELRMILITDVGKAVVRDVSEDVWRALWPAWTQGVRP
- a CDS encoding AMP-dependent synthetase/ligase, translating into MDTPRTMVHALQDQASRRQHRPALWTRKGRTYVPTSWHDYAVRVKRFALGLHALGFQRGGALPILSFNREEWLVADLAAMALGGVPVGIYITSSPEQLQYIVDHCEARHLVVENEKHLATALAVRERVPRLRHILLLDAPSAPLPEGVLHYADVLARGTHVDEGPYWGAVNALQPDGLASLIYTSGTTGNPKGVMLSHHNLVWTAERLMRITGMSEEDEVVLSYLPLAHIAEQMVSLHGPLMVGAEVYFAQSLESLPQDLRDARPTLFFAVPRVWEKFKARLEEALREQPAARQKVVGWARRVASERHARALRQERVPVHLEGQYQLARRTVFPALLAKLGFERTHFFSSGAAPIGRDVLEFFTSLDIVIREVYGQSEVSGPTTFNVHGATRLGSLGRPILGVEVRIAEDGEILVRGGGVCQGYFKDAAATAELLEGGWLHSGDVGELDPEGYLHITGRKKELIVTSGGKKTAPAHIEMLLKAVPPVGHAVVIGERRRFLVALLTLEPERARALARQYGWPEDLPTLAADPRLRQHLHEAIEREVNPRLARFETIKRFAILPEDFTIASGELTPSMKMRRQVIEARHEALIASLYAEAEDSEARAS
- a CDS encoding 3-phosphoshikimate 1-carboxyvinyltransferase, giving the protein MSQIHVDPSHLVPEVLTPPISKSDAQRALVLAHLTGGWPLPVLQEEPEHYLPADVRVLRRGIEALRQPPGPVRDVDCADGGAPFRILVTQSAVTPGAHMRLTGTPRLGERPHGPLFDSLREALGPSGLVLTEGHPWPVEIRAPTATGKPVFRVPGAQSSQYASSLLLGCAALYLRERRPWSVEIIGELTSAGYLELTVSWLRRFGFTVLEHDGRFEVTDYRAPERPPAMPGDWSSLGYLLLISWRTGGSVERADLSSAHPDQALVQLVERAGLEAVPGPRDTLRMTGTARDGLVASGKECPDLLPTLAALACVLPRPSTLTDVGILRLKESDRLEGIRTLVDAFGGKTVLDGETLTIHPPTSHPPRFSMDSKGDHRQAMVAATLSVVSGVPLTLTGPECVEKSFPGFWRQLERTGVRLTS
- the pyk gene encoding pyruvate kinase, which produces MRKAKIICTLGPSSDSAEVIEGLIRAGMNVARLNFSHGTHDQHRQRVKLLRRAAKKLGVPVAILQDIQGPKIRLGRFQGGCLEVKTGQTVVVTTRELMGHGNIIPTPIRSLPKDVEPGHPILLDDGRVRLLVEKVEGRDVTCRVELGGLLKDHKGLNLPGAHVSVPTITEKDMEDLAFGQEVGVDYVALSFVRKAEDIRQARKLVAQRGTPLIAKIEKPQAVEDLEAIAREADGIMVARGDLGVEMPLEKLPAIQKHMVRTVNRMGGLVIVATEMLESMVNNARPTRAEVSDVANAILDGADAVMLSGETAAGKHPVQAAATMARIVEETESGVVRELKHSPFPDAKDDISTGVAAAAVAAAEQMGINTIVAYTERGLTARLISEFRPRAQIIALTPNPDTVNRMALYWGVKAMQVGRCQSTDAMLRQVRRLCHEQGVCTKGSPVVIVAGVPLNEPGRTNMISVHRI
- a CDS encoding bifunctional nuclease family protein; the protein is MKTHIPAGFVLAPLSAALLALGALLLPGFGAPPAPRVAAAVDDSKACVPKQGGNPAACKELVELEVRDVIPLAEAQTHAVVLTTSDGAMVLPIFVDESAAVAIAFRLAHLRPPQPLSQDLLGSMVTELGARVTEVRIDDLRDDIYTGRIFLEQGKRKVTLDARPSDSIAMALDGQARIMVTRKVLDEAGISRDEIDSLKEGGPGVGGSGPPDMMEPMDPHHGMPPPGLAPKLVPDRMDEISL
- the aroC gene encoding chorismate synthase, which encodes MNTFGTLFRLTTFGESHGPALGSIIDGCPAGVPLEREHIQVALDRRRPGQSSLTTARAEPDQVEILSGVFEGKTLGTPIAAIVRNTNQRSGDYEKLKSEDRPGHADAVWRERFKHRDHRGGGRTSGRETLCRVIGGAVAEAYLSQAFPQVRTVAWVSQVGNLVSAVPDAGLTRAMVDAHPTRCPDPVAREEMSKRILAAKEAGDSLGGSIDVRVDGLPVGLGEPIFGKMKALFAHALGSVGAVTGVVWGPPDLLSRIEQPGSVFHSQKDTYGGIQGGLANGEPVSLRVYFKPPATLADHAKSGRHDPCIMPRAVPVLEAMVSLVLADLILQLNARPHSV